Proteins encoded by one window of Parabacteroides sp. FAFU027:
- a CDS encoding T9SS type A sorting domain-containing protein, with protein MKLNLASTFSLFVLSLSIQGLQAQSLNVKEKNGTLTSTSLPSISKLTFDQGQLIIGKNSGANEKYNLNSIQYINFADIQKTSGYLSIKSENPRLSLYPNPVIDELTVQLNSIQSETFTIEIYTIDGKLKLSKSLNNSQTSEFKVNLSSLPLGTYICILSSGTLSLTSKFQKL; from the coding sequence ATGAAACTTAATCTGGCAAGTACATTCTCATTGTTTGTCCTTTCTCTTTCTATTCAGGGCTTACAGGCTCAGTCTTTGAATGTCAAAGAGAAAAACGGAACGCTTACCTCTACTTCATTGCCTAGTATATCCAAACTCACATTTGATCAGGGACAATTAATTATTGGTAAAAACTCAGGTGCAAACGAGAAGTATAATCTGAACAGTATCCAATACATCAATTTTGCAGATATTCAGAAAACATCTGGTTACCTCTCTATCAAAAGCGAGAATCCTCGTCTCTCCTTATACCCAAATCCCGTTATTGATGAATTAACTGTGCAATTAAACAGCATTCAATCAGAAACGTTTACGATTGAGATCTACACCATCGATGGAAAGCTCAAACTATCAAAGAGTTTGAACAATTCTCAAACATCAGAATTTAAGGTAAATCTTTCCTCCCTTCCACTGGGCACCTATATTTGCATATTATCTTCCGGCACTCTTTCACTCACATCTAAATTCCAAAAACTATAA
- a CDS encoding LamG domain-containing protein: MRKLFLIVNAILLSLCLGKAQDTMYVYQKSGIISKIAISNIDSVKFSSPVPFNINIAVTAFDENLETNAHTSASVSINGIINNLTSQDNLITITSLDTTYTLSITKEGFVGYTKQYSLSDLLKYRKDTLHIELTPDITGLVAYYPFNGNANDESGNLNTGVVKGATLCFDRLGNSNSAYLFNGSSNYITTESAPNLNIQNSFSIALWFKTSDPDVVKDGTSLGMLVSRNGTVYQRSFQVALANSYGMGAGIRSYVFNTNDGYVLAEYPTAAKYYDNKWHNLVSVYNKSTGTVKIYVDKVLINETYIGKVDVEQCSVPLNIGCYSNERGFYSGAIDDVRIYNKALSSFELKYLYTK; the protein is encoded by the coding sequence ATGAGAAAATTATTCCTTATAGTTAATGCTATATTACTTTCATTATGCCTTGGAAAAGCACAGGACACAATGTATGTTTATCAAAAATCGGGGATCATTTCCAAAATAGCAATAAGCAACATCGATAGTGTGAAGTTTTCAAGCCCGGTTCCATTTAATATAAATATTGCTGTTACTGCATTTGATGAAAATCTTGAAACAAATGCTCATACATCTGCATCTGTCAGTATTAATGGAATCATCAACAACCTGACCTCTCAAGACAACCTTATTACAATCACTTCTTTGGATACAACTTATACACTTTCTATCACAAAAGAGGGATTTGTAGGTTATACTAAACAATATTCCCTCTCAGATCTACTGAAATACAGGAAAGACACTCTTCATATTGAATTAACTCCCGATATTACAGGGTTAGTAGCCTATTACCCATTTAATGGAAATGCAAATGATGAAAGTGGAAATCTAAACACAGGTGTAGTTAAAGGAGCAACCTTATGCTTCGACAGACTCGGCAATAGCAATAGCGCCTATTTATTTAATGGATCTAGCAATTATATCACTACAGAAAGTGCTCCTAATTTGAATATACAAAACTCATTTTCAATTGCATTATGGTTCAAAACATCTGATCCCGATGTTGTAAAAGATGGAACAAGTCTTGGAATGCTTGTGTCCAGAAATGGCACAGTATATCAAAGATCTTTTCAGGTAGCCCTCGCCAATAGTTACGGAATGGGAGCCGGCATTAGATCATACGTTTTCAATACAAATGATGGTTATGTCTTGGCAGAATACCCCACTGCGGCTAAATACTACGATAATAAGTGGCATAATCTGGTGTCTGTTTATAATAAAAGTACTGGAACAGTAAAAATCTACGTAGATAAGGTTCTTATCAATGAAACATACATCGGCAAGGTTGACGTAGAGCAATGTTCAGTACCGTTAAACATTGGTTGTTATTCTAATGAACGAGGATTTTATAGTGGAGCAATAGATGATGTTCGGATTTACAACAAAGCATTATCTTCATTTGAACTCAAATATTTGTACACAAAATAA
- a CDS encoding nucleotidyltransferase family protein, with translation MTCKSHSMEKYAKYLIDKSASIKDALVRLNELSSDILTLLVIDENRVLLGTVTDGDIRRGLIAGASLEEPVTRICHRNFFSFNADNYSISAIKRARNKRLSLVPYLDNAGRIEKIFNLKDNHSALPVDAVIMAGGRGQRLSPLTDTVPKPLLPLGCKPIIEHNIDRLAQFGIENISITIRYLGQQIVDHFGDGASKGLSISYFEENQPLGTMGAVRHLDHYSNETVLVMNSDLFTNIDFEEFYLHFIESDAEMAVAAIPYNVSVPYAVMEVEGERVVSLKEKPTYTYYSNAGIYLMKRSVINLIPVDRPFDAPDLIELLANQGKKVTTFPIVGYWIDIGKHEDYAKAREFIKYLKQ, from the coding sequence ATGACCTGTAAATCGCATTCGATGGAGAAATACGCTAAATACCTGATTGATAAATCGGCTTCGATCAAAGACGCATTAGTGCGACTCAATGAGCTTTCTTCCGATATTCTCACGCTTCTGGTGATTGATGAAAACCGGGTGTTGCTGGGAACGGTAACCGATGGTGATATTCGTCGCGGATTGATTGCGGGAGCTTCTTTGGAAGAACCGGTCACCCGGATTTGTCATCGTAACTTTTTTTCTTTCAATGCTGATAATTACTCCATCTCTGCGATAAAGAGAGCCCGCAATAAAAGACTCTCACTGGTGCCTTATCTGGACAATGCAGGGCGTATTGAAAAGATATTTAATCTGAAAGATAATCACTCCGCTTTGCCTGTGGATGCCGTCATCATGGCGGGCGGACGCGGTCAACGCCTGAGCCCTCTGACCGACACAGTCCCCAAACCATTATTGCCCCTTGGCTGTAAACCGATTATCGAACACAATATAGACCGGTTGGCTCAGTTCGGCATCGAAAATATCAGTATTACCATTCGCTATTTAGGGCAACAAATTGTTGACCATTTCGGAGATGGAGCCAGCAAAGGACTTTCTATTTCCTATTTTGAGGAAAACCAACCACTGGGAACAATGGGTGCTGTTCGTCATCTGGACCACTATTCAAATGAGACAGTATTGGTCATGAACTCCGATTTATTTACCAATATTGACTTTGAGGAATTTTACCTTCACTTCATCGAGTCAGATGCCGAAATGGCTGTAGCCGCCATTCCCTACAATGTAAGCGTTCCTTATGCCGTGATGGAAGTAGAAGGGGAACGGGTAGTTTCGTTGAAAGAAAAACCAACCTATACCTACTATTCGAATGCGGGCATCTACCTGATGAAACGCTCTGTTATCAACCTTATTCCGGTTGACAGACCATTTGACGCACCCGATTTAATAGAGTTGCTGGCTAATCAGGGCAAAAAGGTAACAACCTTCCCTATAGTCGGATATTGGATTGACATTGGTAAACATGAAGATTACGCGAAAGCCAGGGAGTTTATCAAGTACCTGAAACAGTAA
- the neuB gene encoding N-acetylneuraminate synthase, whose amino-acid sequence MNRVIIIAEAGVNHNGDYELAKKMVVAAKEAGADYVKFQTAIPELVMSKFAPKAEYQLNTTDEAESQLEMARAIHLTVDKYKPLKAYCEEVGIKFLSTPFDMVSIDVLAELDMDYFKIPSGEITNYPYLKKIGQFGKPVIMSCGMSELDEISAAIDVLVEAGAKRDEIIILHCNTEYPTPYGDVNLRAMQTIGKELNVKVGYSDHTNGIEVPVAAVALGAIVIEKHFTLDNTMEGPDHKASLEPDELKAMIDSIRHIEAALGSANKHVTDSERKNMIVARKSILAAREIKAGETFTEENLIVKRPGNGVSPMRWNEVIGQKAKRDFSEDELIEL is encoded by the coding sequence ATGAATCGCGTTATTATCATAGCAGAAGCCGGAGTCAATCACAATGGCGATTATGAATTGGCAAAAAAAATGGTCGTTGCCGCTAAAGAAGCGGGCGCTGATTACGTTAAGTTTCAGACGGCCATTCCTGAACTGGTTATGTCGAAATTTGCTCCAAAGGCAGAATACCAACTCAACACCACTGATGAAGCCGAGTCTCAACTGGAGATGGCGCGAGCCATTCACCTGACCGTAGATAAATACAAACCATTAAAAGCTTATTGCGAGGAGGTTGGAATCAAATTCCTTTCCACTCCGTTTGACATGGTTTCTATTGATGTTTTGGCTGAGCTGGATATGGACTACTTCAAGATTCCTTCAGGCGAAATTACCAATTATCCCTATCTGAAAAAGATTGGTCAGTTTGGCAAACCCGTTATTATGTCTTGTGGAATGTCAGAACTAGACGAGATTTCAGCTGCAATCGATGTGTTGGTAGAAGCCGGAGCCAAACGAGATGAAATCATAATTCTTCATTGCAATACCGAATACCCGACTCCTTATGGCGATGTGAACCTTCGTGCCATGCAGACCATTGGCAAAGAGCTGAACGTCAAAGTTGGATACTCTGACCATACTAATGGGATTGAAGTTCCTGTCGCGGCTGTCGCATTAGGTGCTATCGTAATCGAGAAACATTTCACTCTCGACAATACGATGGAAGGTCCTGACCACAAAGCGTCTCTTGAACCGGATGAGCTAAAAGCAATGATAGATTCAATCCGCCACATTGAAGCTGCCCTTGGAAGTGCAAATAAACATGTGACTGATTCAGAACGAAAAAATATGATTGTGGCCCGGAAAAGTATTTTGGCAGCACGCGAAATTAAAGCCGGTGAAACTTTCACTGAAGAAAATCTGATTGTAAAACGTCCCGGCAACGGTGTCTCTCCTATGCGTTGGAACGAAGTAATCGGACAAAAAGCAAAACGAGACTTTTCCGAAGACGAATTGATAGAACTATGA
- a CDS encoding cytidylyltransferase domain-containing protein — MKILYLIPARGGSKGIPHKNIKPLNGKPLILYSVEVARELADDADICVTTDDDDIIKVVESVGLKVPFKRPDELATDTSGSYEVILHAIDFYKQQGINYDAVVLLQPTSPFRTAQHVREAIELYESSLDMVVSVSESPANPYYTLFEENENGFLRRSKESNYVCRQDCPTVYEYNGAIYVMNVNSLHGKPLSSFTKIKKYVMDRSLGIDLDTPLDWKFAEFLINNQ, encoded by the coding sequence ATGAAGATTCTTTACCTTATTCCTGCCCGTGGAGGCTCTAAAGGGATTCCCCATAAAAATATCAAACCGCTCAATGGAAAACCACTGATTCTCTATTCTGTAGAAGTGGCTCGGGAATTGGCTGATGATGCAGATATTTGTGTCACGACGGATGATGATGATATCATTAAGGTTGTGGAAAGCGTTGGCTTAAAAGTGCCATTTAAACGTCCTGATGAACTAGCTACAGACACCAGTGGAAGTTATGAGGTGATTCTTCATGCGATTGATTTTTACAAACAGCAGGGGATAAATTATGATGCGGTTGTGCTGTTGCAACCCACTTCTCCGTTCCGTACGGCACAGCACGTTAGAGAGGCGATTGAGCTTTACGAATCCTCATTGGACATGGTTGTTTCGGTGTCGGAATCTCCGGCCAATCCTTATTATACTTTATTTGAAGAAAATGAGAATGGCTTTTTAAGACGCTCAAAAGAAAGCAACTATGTTTGCCGCCAAGATTGCCCGACAGTGTATGAATATAACGGGGCTATTTACGTGATGAATGTAAATTCGCTTCATGGCAAACCACTTTCGTCCTTCACTAAAATCAAAAAATACGTTATGGATCGTTCATTGGGTATTGACCTTGACACCCCTTTGGATTGGAAGTTTGCGGAATTCCTTATCAACAATCAATAG
- the neuC gene encoding UDP-N-acetylglucosamine 2-epimerase yields the protein MRKICVVTGTRAEYGILKRLMYAIQEDATLELQVIATNMHLSPEFGSTYKEILADGFTINRKVEMLLSSDTANATCKSVGLGTIGFADAYEELKPDLLVVLGDRYEILAAVTTALLYRIPVAHISGGEITEGAYDDAIRNAITKMSHLHFTATEEYRKRVIQMGEQPSTVFNVGAMGVDSIRYVELMSKEELEDSVGLKLNQPSALITFHPVTLDCNTNSAKQFANLLQALNNLPELNCLFTYPNSDTDGRVLIQMIHDFVEKNKHRSTSIPSLGQKRYFSALKVVDVVIGNSSSGIVEVPSFKIPTVNIGIRQKGRIQAESTINCAPLTTDIEAAIQQSLSEDFKQKAANTTNPYHTPDTVTHILQVLKNADLNDIVIKHFYDL from the coding sequence ATGAGAAAAATCTGTGTTGTCACCGGAACCCGTGCTGAATACGGAATCCTGAAGCGCCTGATGTATGCCATTCAGGAAGATGCAACCCTGGAATTGCAAGTAATAGCTACCAACATGCACCTCTCTCCGGAGTTTGGCTCTACCTACAAGGAGATTCTGGCTGACGGATTTACAATCAACCGCAAGGTGGAAATGCTGCTTTCGTCTGATACAGCAAATGCAACCTGTAAATCGGTGGGGCTGGGAACAATTGGTTTCGCCGATGCTTATGAGGAACTAAAGCCTGATTTGCTTGTCGTACTCGGTGACCGCTACGAAATTCTGGCAGCAGTGACAACAGCGTTATTATATCGTATTCCGGTAGCACATATATCAGGTGGAGAAATTACTGAAGGTGCATATGACGATGCCATTCGCAATGCTATTACCAAGATGAGCCACCTGCATTTTACCGCCACGGAAGAGTACCGCAAACGTGTCATCCAGATGGGGGAACAACCATCGACCGTATTTAATGTGGGCGCAATGGGGGTGGATAGCATTCGTTACGTGGAGTTGATGTCAAAGGAAGAGCTGGAAGATTCTGTCGGATTAAAACTGAATCAACCATCGGCATTAATCACCTTTCATCCGGTAACTCTGGATTGCAATACAAACTCTGCCAAACAGTTTGCCAATCTGCTTCAGGCATTGAATAATCTGCCTGAACTGAATTGTCTCTTTACCTATCCCAATTCTGATACTGACGGTCGTGTTCTGATTCAGATGATTCATGATTTTGTAGAGAAGAACAAACACCGGTCAACCTCTATTCCTTCGTTAGGACAGAAGCGATATTTCTCTGCACTTAAGGTGGTAGATGTGGTCATAGGCAATTCATCAAGTGGGATAGTAGAGGTGCCAAGTTTTAAAATCCCGACGGTTAATATCGGCATTCGTCAGAAAGGACGCATCCAGGCAGAAAGCACCATAAATTGTGCGCCACTTACTACTGATATTGAAGCTGCAATCCAGCAGTCCCTCTCTGAGGATTTTAAACAAAAGGCTGCTAATACCACCAATCCTTATCATACCCCTGATACGGTAACACATATTCTTCAGGTATTGAAAAATGCCGATTTGAATGATATTGTAATCAAACATTTTTATGACCTGTAA
- a CDS encoding HAD family hydrolase, translating to MQIIIDLDGTICTEERTYSRCLAKPKDGSVENVNRLYDQGHTIIIYTARTWMEFEMTTAWLQQHGVKYHQLMMGKPVGDLWIDDRAVRFNNNWDEIVSNFIEKKKS from the coding sequence ATGCAGATAATCATTGATTTAGACGGAACAATCTGTACCGAAGAACGGACATATAGCCGTTGTCTCGCCAAACCCAAAGACGGGTCGGTGGAAAATGTAAACCGCCTGTACGATCAGGGACACACCATTATCATATATACCGCCCGTACCTGGATGGAGTTTGAGATGACTACAGCCTGGCTGCAGCAACACGGGGTAAAATACCACCAGCTGATGATGGGTAAACCGGTGGGAGACCTTTGGATTGACGATCGTGCTGTACGTTTCAACAACAACTGGGACGAGATTGTATCTAACTTTATTGAAAAAAAGAAATCATGA
- a CDS encoding LegC family aminotransferase: protein MYNRVIEYIKELYGNPDFVGLHEPRFVGNEKKYLNECVDSTFVSSVGKFVDRFEQMVEEYTGCAKAVACVNGTNALHLALVLSDVKAGDEVITQPLTFIATANAISYCGAEPVFLDVDRDTLGLSPKALKEFLSTKTEKKEGHVYNKISGRKIKAVVPMHTFGHAVRMDELKAICDEYGLALIEDAAESLGSFYKGQHTGTIGEIGVLSFNGNKTITTGGGGMLLFRDIETGLHAKHLTTQAKVPHRWEFVHDEIGYNYRMPNLNAALGCAQMENLPMFLEKKKDLAEKYSYFFGAAGIQFLQQPEHSDSNYWLNAVILGNAEERDKFLTQTNNNGVMTRPIWRLMNRLPMFSHCQTDNLENAIWLEERVVNIPSSVRL from the coding sequence ATGTATAATCGCGTAATCGAATATATCAAAGAGCTTTACGGTAATCCTGATTTTGTGGGATTGCACGAACCGCGCTTTGTTGGCAACGAAAAGAAATACCTCAACGAGTGTGTGGATTCCACTTTCGTGTCAAGTGTCGGCAAATTTGTGGACCGTTTCGAACAAATGGTGGAAGAATATACCGGATGCGCCAAAGCTGTAGCCTGCGTAAACGGAACTAATGCTCTACATCTGGCATTAGTGCTGTCAGATGTGAAAGCAGGAGACGAAGTGATTACGCAGCCTTTGACTTTCATTGCCACTGCAAATGCGATCAGCTATTGTGGTGCTGAGCCTGTTTTTCTGGACGTTGACCGCGATACACTGGGACTATCACCCAAGGCCTTGAAGGAATTTCTCTCTACTAAAACCGAAAAGAAAGAGGGTCATGTCTACAATAAAATATCCGGGCGGAAAATAAAAGCCGTTGTACCGATGCACACCTTTGGTCATGCAGTCCGTATGGATGAGCTGAAGGCCATTTGTGATGAATACGGATTGGCTTTGATCGAAGATGCTGCCGAAAGTCTGGGATCATTCTATAAAGGCCAACACACCGGAACTATCGGAGAGATTGGTGTATTGAGTTTTAATGGAAATAAAACTATTACGACTGGTGGTGGCGGCATGTTGCTTTTCAGGGACATAGAAACGGGACTTCACGCCAAACACCTTACCACTCAGGCGAAAGTACCTCACCGTTGGGAATTTGTACACGATGAAATCGGTTACAACTACCGCATGCCCAATCTCAATGCAGCATTAGGTTGCGCCCAGATGGAAAACCTGCCAATGTTTCTGGAAAAGAAAAAAGATTTGGCGGAAAAATACAGCTACTTTTTTGGAGCTGCCGGAATTCAGTTCCTGCAACAACCGGAACACTCTGATTCAAATTACTGGCTGAACGCTGTTATCCTTGGCAATGCTGAGGAACGTGATAAATTCCTGACTCAAACCAATAACAACGGAGTAATGACACGCCCCATCTGGCGACTAATGAACCGCCTGCCTATGTTTAGCCATTGCCAGACTGACAATCTGGAGAATGCCATCTGGTTGGAAGAAAGGGTCGTAAACATACCAAGCTCTGTCCGTTTATGA
- a CDS encoding alpha-1,2-fucosyltransferase, giving the protein MLHIHLKGRLGNNLFQIAAGASLAKAKGDAFCVSVPDKANDPGLSTSLSELRNLQKTILRKVEVREERITQEVTYSEKQFNYEPIPYQPEMSISGYFQSEKYFDKQLVRELFAIDEKTKKYILDKYGKILAQDVTSIHIRRGDYLKNIDVHPICSMGYFRRAIRMIGKKKPFLLVSNDIEWCKKQFKGENFYFAENESAVVDLYLQSLCKNNIISNSSFSWWGAWLNPNLEKKVLVPDPWFGISTKNMDASDLIPEGWIKVPNRMPVYLQTFAILRKAKRDLYHILKK; this is encoded by the coding sequence ATGCTCCACATCCACCTCAAAGGCCGACTCGGCAATAATCTTTTTCAAATCGCAGCAGGCGCATCATTGGCAAAAGCCAAAGGTGACGCCTTTTGCGTTTCTGTGCCCGACAAAGCAAACGATCCGGGATTAAGCACCTCGCTATCAGAATTGAGAAATCTGCAAAAAACGATACTTCGAAAAGTAGAAGTTCGGGAAGAACGGATTACGCAGGAAGTTACTTATTCTGAAAAGCAGTTCAATTACGAGCCTATTCCCTACCAACCGGAGATGAGTATTTCGGGTTATTTCCAGTCTGAAAAGTATTTTGATAAGCAATTAGTCAGGGAGCTATTTGCCATTGATGAAAAGACGAAGAAATATATTTTGGACAAATACGGCAAGATTCTCGCTCAGGATGTTACTTCCATCCACATACGGCGGGGGGATTATTTGAAGAATATCGATGTGCATCCCATTTGTTCGATGGGTTATTTTCGTCGGGCCATCCGTATGATTGGTAAAAAGAAGCCATTTTTGTTGGTCAGCAACGATATAGAGTGGTGTAAAAAGCAGTTCAAAGGAGAGAATTTCTATTTTGCCGAAAATGAGTCAGCCGTGGTGGACCTTTACCTGCAATCGCTATGCAAGAATAATATCATCAGCAACAGTTCCTTCAGCTGGTGGGGAGCCTGGTTGAATCCCAATCTGGAAAAAAAAGTGCTCGTTCCGGATCCCTGGTTTGGTATTTCCACAAAGAATATGGATGCTTCGGACCTGATTCCGGAGGGATGGATAAAAGTGCCAAACCGTATGCCGGTTTATCTTCAAACATTCGCCATTCTCCGCAAGGCGAAGCGAGACCTGTATCATATCCTTAAGAAATAG
- a CDS encoding ATP-grasp domain-containing protein encodes MKALNVLFIGGAKRVSFAEYLKRSAEARGYEFNLYSYELEKEVPLAVMAEIIIGLRWKDSQLIPHLTETIREKQINLVLPFVDPAIAVARELKELLPDVFIPVSNLDICRIMFDKSLAAEWFESLNLPIPRTCHPEKELFFPLIAKPKTGSASKGIVVIQDKEAFESFTGKYDLNNYLLQQYVEKGEEFTVDCYVSKEKEIISIVPRIRLEQSGGEAVRSKTIHDEKIESLAHQLLQTGALEGPVTIQFIRNRQTGETYFMEINPRYGGAVITSFAAGADTTKTLLEEISGQKATPITDWKSNVLMTRYFKEVIFYADNH; translated from the coding sequence ATGAAAGCATTGAACGTACTTTTTATCGGAGGAGCAAAACGTGTCTCTTTTGCAGAATACCTGAAGCGTTCGGCTGAAGCCCGGGGATACGAATTCAACCTTTACTCTTATGAACTGGAAAAAGAGGTACCTCTGGCTGTTATGGCCGAGATTATCATCGGATTGCGCTGGAAGGATAGCCAGTTAATACCCCATTTAACGGAAACCATTCGCGAAAAGCAGATTAACCTGGTACTTCCATTTGTTGACCCGGCTATCGCTGTGGCCAGGGAGCTGAAAGAGCTTCTACCCGATGTATTTATCCCAGTAAGTAATCTGGATATTTGCCGGATTATGTTTGATAAAAGTCTGGCTGCGGAATGGTTTGAATCACTCAATCTGCCTATTCCCCGCACTTGTCATCCGGAAAAAGAGTTATTTTTTCCTCTGATTGCAAAACCAAAAACCGGCTCTGCTTCCAAAGGTATTGTTGTGATTCAGGACAAAGAAGCCTTTGAGAGCTTTACCGGCAAATATGACCTGAATAATTACCTGCTTCAACAATATGTGGAAAAGGGAGAAGAGTTTACGGTTGATTGCTACGTCTCAAAGGAAAAGGAGATTATCAGCATCGTTCCACGGATAAGACTGGAACAAAGCGGCGGCGAGGCTGTCCGTTCCAAAACCATCCACGATGAGAAAATAGAATCTCTGGCTCATCAGCTCCTTCAAACCGGAGCATTGGAAGGCCCTGTCACCATTCAGTTTATCCGTAACAGACAGACCGGAGAAACCTATTTCATGGAGATCAATCCCCGCTATGGTGGTGCTGTGATTACCAGTTTTGCAGCTGGAGCCGATACAACAAAAACATTATTAGAAGAGATTTCAGGACAAAAAGCCACTCCGATTACAGATTGGAAATCAAATGTCCTGATGACAAGATATTTCAAAGAAGTAATTTTTTATGCAGATAATCATTGA
- a CDS encoding NAD-dependent 4,6-dehydratase LegB — MQEKLVLVTGADGFIGSHLTEALLAEGCRVRALAYYNSFNDWGWLNGLKHPNLEVVTGDVRDPHFCKMIAKDVDTIFHLAALIAIPYSYVAPDCYVDTNIKGTLNICQAAKENGVRRVLVTSTSEVYGTAQYVPINEEHPKQPQSPYSASKIGADAIAMSFFNAFQLPVTIVRPFNTYGPRQSARAIIPTIISQIANGKREIKLGDLSPTRDFNFVKDTCQGFIALAKCDETIGKEINIASNFEISMRDTLHLIAKLMNADVTFVEDTQRLRPKNSEVFRLWGDNTKIKALTGFEPKYDIESGLKETLEWFLNPENLAKYKADIYNV; from the coding sequence ATGCAGGAAAAATTGGTTTTGGTGACCGGTGCCGATGGCTTTATCGGTTCGCATCTGACGGAAGCATTACTGGCAGAGGGTTGCCGTGTAAGAGCTTTGGCTTACTACAATTCGTTTAACGACTGGGGTTGGCTGAATGGCCTGAAACATCCCAATCTGGAGGTAGTAACTGGAGATGTACGTGATCCTCATTTTTGCAAAATGATAGCCAAAGATGTGGATACCATCTTCCATTTGGCAGCCTTAATTGCCATTCCGTACTCATATGTGGCTCCCGACTGTTATGTTGACACCAATATTAAAGGGACTCTGAATATTTGCCAGGCTGCAAAAGAAAACGGAGTACGTCGGGTACTGGTTACATCGACATCTGAAGTCTACGGTACGGCTCAATACGTACCCATAAACGAAGAACACCCCAAACAGCCGCAATCTCCTTACTCAGCATCAAAAATCGGGGCAGATGCGATTGCAATGAGTTTCTTCAATGCTTTCCAGCTTCCGGTTACGATTGTGCGCCCATTTAACACGTATGGTCCGCGCCAGTCTGCCCGCGCCATTATCCCGACAATCATTTCCCAAATTGCCAATGGTAAACGCGAAATCAAATTAGGCGATCTGAGTCCGACCCGCGATTTCAATTTTGTCAAAGACACCTGTCAGGGATTTATTGCACTGGCTAAATGTGACGAGACGATAGGCAAAGAGATAAACATTGCGAGCAACTTTGAGATTTCAATGCGGGACACACTTCATCTGATAGCAAAACTGATGAATGCTGACGTTACTTTCGTAGAAGATACACAACGACTTCGCCCGAAAAACTCGGAGGTTTTCCGCCTATGGGGAGACAATACCAAGATCAAAGCCTTAACCGGATTTGAACCAAAATACGATATAGAAAGTGGACTGAAGGAGACTCTCGAATGGTTCCTTAATCCTGAAAATCTGGCAAAATATAAAGCAGATATTTACAATGTATAA